CGTTCCATTGAAGTCTTGGAAAGAATATCTTCACAATCGACAACCGTAACAAGTGTCTTGCTAGCTTTTTCAACAAGACTTTTATTACTTTCATTGGCACAAATATCATTATCAAATTCATAATTAGGTTTGGATGGATGTTCAATatcattttcatgtttttttatctcTTCAACACTTTCATGTAAATGTTTGTAACAATCCTCATTAAAGTACAACCAACCTAACGAAGTCGTAGAAAGAATATCTTCAAAATCAACAACGGTAACCACTTTCTTGGTCGCCTTTTTCGTGTGACATTTCTCTTTATTGCTACAAATACGAAatgctatattaaaaataaagtatattatagcTTCAACTACTTTGCTGGACTCTTTAATATCTATATCGCTCGTTTCGGTTGCTGTAGATACGCTCAAATTTACGTTCAATTCGATGTTCTTTACAATTTGTGTGATCGAAAAACTATCTGTGTTTTCATTCTCTTCGCATTTAACTTCAGAGTTAGATTGCAAACTACTCTGTTCATATGATTCATTTTTAACATCACTTTCTTCAACTTTTAAGTCAATTCTATACAAAATAGTCGTAATAACGTTAGCTACTGTTTCATACTTTTCGAATTCACCCGTTGAATCTAAACTCACTCCATTCCCACTTGATGCACTCAATGAACTGTACCGATCTTTTCGAGAACATATTATAAAGGACCTATCAGTGTCATCCACACACATGCCTTTATGTGTTTgtgtatttagttttttgtttgtatCGTCTGGAACGAAAATGTCAGTGTCATTATCAGCTATCGTAGTTACGATTTCAAGATCAACTGAATTATCTCTCGTACATTCTACTTTCTTATCAACTTTATCATGGCTTGAGTCATCATATGAACTCTTGGATTCTTCTAAAATCGGTTCTAGAATATTCGTTTTGATCAAATCCATTCTCTTTTGAGGTGATTTCGTCGGACTCACATCTTTCTTGGTGTAATCTTCGCAATACAGATCTATAGGAACCGAATAGTCGCGTATATCTTTTCCTACTAGATCTTTTACTGGACTCTCGTAATCAACTTCAGCGAAGTCCATGTCTTCTGTAAAACTGTGATATTCGCCGTCAGCTGAATCTAAAGTTATATTAAGCAGTTCTTCGTTTTGATCTATATTGTTTGCATATTCAGCTCTATAAACGTTTTCTTGTTTACCGACACAATCATCAACTTCACTGTCAAGTTTCTTTCCGTTGCTCGTTTCTAAATCATTAACATCATGTTTTGTATCCGTATTTTCTTTTGTCACATTGTTATCAGATGGATATGTATTACAGATTTCACCAAGATAATTGTCTTCATTAAATTCTTGACTTTCAACGAATTCCGTTTGATTAGCTACTTTATACACTGGTAATACAGTTTCTTCTACTTTAACAACATTAAACTCAACATCATCTATACATTTTTGCGATATATTATCGAACGAGAAATATACAGAACCGTATTTATTATTCGTATCTGCTTTTATGCCTCTCGAGAAGGAattaacgatggtaccacaagaATTACATCTGGGTACGTGGAAATGAATTGGTTCAGGATCTTTTATGTACGAATTAATAAAACCGCTCTGAGATCTTGTTCTGTATAATCTACTTGGGTCTCTTTTTCTCTGCCGCGGGAGAGAACGCGTGCGCAAAGGATAGTCGAATTTGCAGTGATCCCACTCTATAGACGGCACTGAATACAGACTGGAACGACTACTAATATTACCTGCATTATACAAAACTATTTCGTTACTTGCTACTAATTTGGAATTAAGGCTAACTTTGCACTTTGGCTGTTTGTTtggttcgtaatttttttttacattagcaaaaTTAGGATTTCTGGGGTATTGATGAAGGGAACGCTTGTGCGATGAAAAAACTTCAACATTAGCTTCGGTTACCTTCGTACCTGTTAGTGGAGAATTATTTAGCCAACGTTAGTGATATTAAGCGAAtggttaaaatgtataatgagtTTTGAGACCACATTTTAACACAGACAAATGAACAACAATGAACTAGTGAGATCCGAAACTGAACGTAATGACTCAATGAACGATAATGTTGACAATGACAAGCCTGATGATGGAGCTTGTGACGTCACATGACATCAAAGTCTACATAAAAATCAACGATATAGAATGAACCTTAAATACTAAGCTATAGAGATTCAAATACCAAAGCTAGCGAAGACAACACATTTGTAACACACAGACATCACATTCGATTACTCTTACGTCCAATTTATCAttcaaataagtatttctagCTCGTATCGATCCACTGCTGGGCATCAACGTCAAAAGTTAACTCTTTATACTTCGTTcgttcttattaaatatacttcctACATTCTCTCCCAACAGGAACTATGTAAACTGCGCAGgagaattattatgtataatattattcttaagttTTTTGAAACACAGGGTTCGAACCCGTAGCCAGGTGATTTCCAGCAGAACTGACAGTGATCCCCTAAATCATCACGATTTAATGGCAAACTAATAGCGACTGTAATAACTGTTGAATAaggtttatttcaattaattattaaccacCAAAGTGATCtcacaaatataacattacaacTGACTTCGTCCCCTAAAATTGACAATCTTAAGATACATAATCTGATCACCCCCCCTCCCTTAATTTAACAACCTTTCACACAACCAAACAAACATCATTTGTCCCTCGAACTAAAACGATACATAAAGCCCTACGAAACCCCACACAGACATACAAGCACTAATAAGTACATTTCAATAGAACTGAACGAAAAGTTAACGGGATAAAATGGTATAATGATAAAATCTCTTGGTAGATGTTTTCGCACCAAAGGTAACAGGAAAAGTTGCCAATCATCAACACgaagttttattataagtagtttaacaaacgatttgaattgAATTGCTGATCCGTggtatttattatctatgagtTCGTGGAAAATGACATTTTCAATATCGATAGCTCAGAAGTGGATTTTATAAGTaaaggaatattattaaaatgaaagattattagttttcttattaaagaccgaaaaaaatattgttccctgttttataaaatttgtattagaaaattctacagatatttttaactttgcctttaACTGTTCgtcaaaataactttaataaataaggcatattattcaacacaagattagaTAGAGTTGAGCTAAGACTCGTTGACTTTCAAgccgaatatattatataaatttaattgtatttaattaacatcacATTCTATttgaaatgttggaaaagagtaactatagattttcttgccggttcttcagtATATTCGGAACCAGCGTTAACGTTTAACACAATTCTGTAAAGATGAGTTTAAAAAGCgcttataaaagtatatttgaataaagtatattttgatttgattcattACATACGATTGTGTGTTATGTTGACAGTTTAAGCCAAGAATGGTTTTTCTAACTGTAACAAAATCTATGGtctatgataaattaatttaaaaaaaaaacacgtaaatAATTAGCAACATTTCCTCTTCTCCAAGAACACCAGCGAACTTTTGTACAAATTCTATTGAAACGCACAGAACAGGTTCGCTTGAACAGTCATTCTCACCTCGCCTGACGCTACCCTGTACTGCGGTGTACTGGGCACGGACTATCACGGGACCCTGGATCGGTACCGACGACGTACCCGACGGTACAGAGGACGTCGAGTCGAGGAATACCTCGTCATCGGAAAGCAGGTTCGGATCTCGGTTTGAATCTTATCGAAACGGGttcacaattaaaaactatattcgCATCGTTTTCGATCACATAACTTCTAAGCACGTATTAAATTTTGTAGTCAAAAAACTTGTTCCGTGTAAACTGTTAGTACTCTTAGGGTCTATGCACACGACAAGCTTTTAATGCGCGTCAAACGAAACGTAAATCTACACTTATTTAATAGAGGTATATTTGCTTGTAAAGGGTAATCCCCGAAACTAAATAtcgaattattaaaacttttcacAGGTAGAAtgctatattaatatacaataaatattaagttatgtgtattttttattaaaggcaTCGAATTTGACCCAAATTTTATGGAgtcaaaatttcaaaaaaattgctatcgaaattcaaatagaaaaaaatcaaaaccgaCTTTATCGACGCAACAAAAACGCGCGTTTCGAATGCGTCCACATATCATGTGCAAAGACCTCCTAGTTAGTAACTCTGTACGAATAGGTTGTCTCGaacaattatgtaaataacttaAATGAACTCATTCGATTACATTTACGTTACAAATTGTCTCGAAACACATCCATCGCATACTGTTAAATGCGTTACACGTTAACACTCACttgcaaatttattaataacaattacaatattaataataatgacttaAGAGCCTTAGGGGTTActtctaaaaaaaaaccatataaacTTTCATCCCTATAGGAGATGAGAGATTTAAAAATTCACCATTAATGCTCGCCTGCGTATTATATGGAATCTCTGTgcaatattttgtgttaaatcAGTTTAAGCTGTGCGTTGTGTGTTATCCATTTGAATCACACGAATTAGTACGCATTAGTTAGCATTTTTAGAGTCAATAGTGCAGGTTCGAATCCGAtatgagtataaaataaatttgcaagtAACAGAattgttatacatatacaagATGCGAGTCCGTCCGTCTGTTACACGACATCCAACTAACCTCTAGTCCTGTCCGCGTGCTCTCGCTCCATGGCCAAGAAATCCGTCGTGTCAACTAGGGGACACAAACGTACATGCGATCAAGCAAGGGTCACTACTCGTACTGAATAAGTTGCACAGATACTTGACTAATTCAACGAAAcaaaacgaaaaacaaaaaaaatgtttttcgtgACAACCCTGAAAGGAAACACCGATAGGGTTGCCACGAAAGCGAAATCtgttaacattttaaacatacaaaagaTAATCAGTCAAATATGTTATGTTCTAACGGAGGAAATAACATCCAAACGCTCGCAATCATTACGAATACAAGGAGATCGATATGAACACGCTACGGCTTATACGGTTACTAAAATAGTCGgctaaactttatatatttagttacaaCTTCCTGAGATATAGTACtgcatagtatatatatatatctagacGGATATATGCTAGGCTTGTATTCGACACATCTAAACACGTCTAAAAACGGATGTCGTCGGTATTTCAAATGTCATCGATTCGTCAGTGCATTCAGAGTACGACAAAATTAAACGCACGAAACGTTCGTCCTGTCTCTCTTTAACTTCACAGTAACCCGTTCGTTGGAAAGAGATGAGGCGAATGTGTAACCGAGATCGATACGAAATTcgtttcatctctttctcacaaGTCGTACAGTGTAAAGTTAAACAAGGACGGGGCGACACCACTTGTGATAGACACGGGCGCCGTAACTGAACCATTCCTTGAATCCTCGATACGCTATtgaccttgggaaataagatgttatgtcccttgtacctgtagttactcGCTTAGCCTTGAGACCTGCACAAAtgttaagtattgttgtttggcgatagaaatTATGAcgagaggggggggggggtaccCAATGGAAGGGGTTAGTTTTTGACTAgttttacccgtacgaagtctGGATCGAACAGTTTTTATATCAGAGCAAGAACTATGTTTCCTGATGACTCTTttgtaaatctatatttatatatcatgtaAAACAAACTCGCTTCCCGTCTGTACGCTGAGATCTTTTAaacttgacgacctccgtgactattaaaaaagagtaactaccgattctcttggcggttcttctcggcataatctacattccgaaccggtgctagcttcacttaatatagtttgttaaatgacgattcaaaagtgctcgtaaaagcctactcgaataaaatcTTGTCtagatatatatacacatagtCATAACATATAACAGTTTAGCCGGCTAACATTACAAGCTGGGTACGATAGCCGTGATTTAGTTATGGAGTTCTAGTCATGCGAAACTGACTAAAACGGGACAAAATgcttggatatatatatatttaaatggcaACACTTCGAAGCCTCACCGTCGCTGAGGACGACCTCCGGCTGGCTGCGGACGGGCGCCTGCTTCGTCTCTATCCGGAGCACGCGTTGTTCTGGAAATGTTTAGTTAAAAATGTTGTAGTTTAAtctgtactgatattataaatgggtaagtaactctgtctgtctgttgccctTTCACGGCCAAgccgctgaaccgaatttgatgaaacttggaAGCAACCTTGAACTCCAAGGAGAGATAGGCTACTTTATCTGTCCAACGCTAGTCGACCAAACCTTAAATtgcgagcgaagtcgcgggcgTCAActggttattaataaaataaattctatataagTATCCAtatcaagagccgagatggcccagtggttagaacgcgtgcatcttaaccgatgatttcgggttcaagcccaggcgggcactactgaattttcatgtgtttaattcgtgtttataattcatctcgtgctcagatgaaggaaaacatcgtgaagttttcatatgtctaatttcaaagatattctgccacatgtgtatcccaccaacccgcattggagcagcgcggttatatgctccaaaccttctcaaagggagagggggccttagcgcatcagtgggaaatttaccggctgcttatgtaaataaacgtaaattaagtatcaaatccaattttattttgcGTACTGTATTTTATCTATTCATCCAAATATAAAGTCGCGTGCGCAATGATTACATCGCAGACACTTTTTCGTCGAGCATCTGACGACCGACGCAGTTTAAGTAATTATGGTGACAATGTCTTaaacagacacacacacacatgcacaGCAACGATAATTTAcaagtgtatgtatgtatgtatgtatgtatgtatggatgtatgtatggatgtatgtatgtatgtatgtatggatgtatgtatgtatgtatgtatgtatagatgtatgtatgtatgtatgtatagatggatgtatgtatgtatggatgtatgtatgtatgtatgtatgtatagatgtatgtatggatgtatgtatgtatgtatgtatgtatagatgtatgtatgtatgtatgtatagatggatgtatgtatgtatgtatgtatgtatgtatggatatatgtatgtatgtatagatgtatatatgtatgtatgtatgtatagatggatgtatgtatgtatgtatgtatggatgtatgtatgtatagatcgatgtatgtatgtatggatgtatgtatgtatgtatgtatgtatagatgtatgtatg
Above is a genomic segment from Vanessa tameamea isolate UH-Manoa-2023 chromosome 29, ilVanTame1 primary haplotype, whole genome shotgun sequence containing:
- the LOC113400646 gene encoding uncharacterized protein LOC113400646, with translation WLNNSPLTGTKVTEANVEVFSSHKRSLHQYPRNPNFANVKKNYEPNKQPKCKVSLNSKLVASNEIVLYNAGNISSRSSLYSVPSIEWDHCKFDYPLRTRSLPRQRKRDPSRLYRTRSQSGFINSYIKDPEPIHFHVPRCNSCGTIVNSFSRGIKADTNNKYGSVYFSFDNISQKCIDDVEFNVVKVEETVLPVYKVANQTEFVESQEFNEDNYLGEICNTYPSDNNVTKENTDTKHDVNDLETSNGKKLDSEVDDCVGKQENVYRAEYANNIDQNEELLNITLDSADGEYHSFTEDMDFAEVDYESPVKDLVGKDIRDYSVPIDLYCEDYTKKDVSPTKSPQKRMDLIKTNILEPILEESKSSYDDSSHDKVDKKVECTRDNSVDLEIVTTIADNDTDIFVPDDTNKKLNTQTHKGMCVDDTDRSFIICSRKDRYSSLSASSGNGVSLDSTGEFEKYETVANVITTILYRIDLKVEESDVKNESYEQSSLQSNSEVKCEENENTDSFSITQIVKNIELNVNLSVSTATETSDIDIKESSKVVEAIIYFIFNIAFRICSNKEKCHTKKATKKVVTVVDFEDILSTTSLGWLYFNEDCYKHLHESVEEIKKHENDIEHPSKPNYEFDNDICANESNKSLVEKASKTLVTVVDCEDILSKTSMERLYSKHDKYSQEDNEDTKPKHERTYPTNVIDSDVLDTENKSISNTDLDCKIAAVIDLSLNSDTTTYDQNMAFINDSREVSLTYYEMCKDLNETRAEDVNDHTIDIATEILDRLLERSFRINEFVESRKTFNETYTVETEEMNTAFLVDDFYRSSSPHRDVFDVCTESPIKHASDSFTADDLSLLYDKDDAILGSPFVKAANLLTMSKTVRKGGIKYWVSFDETIPSERRYTRCVPRSKDNPSFLVIDIDKHDSDKLDTNNDESAGEPANVSVDRKENETFTTESASNYNTCDFELSSRLEISDRKEILLYNTRDVNRLHSTWPPYEHTLFYRIMPRFKLSQSLDLS